One Phaseolus vulgaris cultivar G19833 chromosome 2, P. vulgaris v2.0, whole genome shotgun sequence DNA window includes the following coding sequences:
- the LOC137809558 gene encoding 2-oxoglutarate and iron-dependent oxygenase domain-containing protein CP2-like — protein MLLNNDFIDHKKSSTIKNDDSNIKDNTTIEDSSSNKVKGRLMQNPNKNHKSESYDDLKLDFSAELFSSLENYLPKDILNTSRDNKVKYMYTILHDYLPPETQYRDQKQREYKQMILSNYKPRYREIYVIDPTTFFVPTFLKAINDNTKESFKSIMCEPAPGIFTFEMFQPLFCELLLSEVEHFEKWVNTTNFQVIRPTTMNKFGVVLDDFGFQTMFDKLMEGFICPLSKVLFAKVGGSTLDFHHGFVVEYGIDKDVDLGFHVDDSEVTLNVCLGKQFSGGELFFRGIRCEKHMHTKSHPEENFDYFHIPGQAVLHHGRHRHGARATTWGHRVNLILWCKSSIFREIMKYKKDFSSWCRECYEEKRTKLLLDETQLELSMEEEETMVQPTLNKWKWGLKK, from the exons ATGTTGCTTAACAATGATTTTATCGATCACAAAAAATCGTCAACAATCAAGAATGATGATAGTAATATCAAAGACAACACTACAATAGAAGACTCTAGCTCTAACAAAGTAAAAGGAAGGTTGATGCAAAATCCAAACAAGAATCACAAGTCAGAGTCATACGATGATTTGAAATTGGATTTCTCTGCTGAACTTTTTAGCTCATTGGAGAATTACCTTCCAAAAGACATACTCAACACCTCTCGTGACAACAAGGTTAAGTACATGTACACCATTTTGCACGATTACCTACCACCAGAAACACAATACAGG GACCAAAAGCAAAGAGAATACAAGCAGATGATACTATCAAATTATAAG CCTCGGTATCGAGAGATATATGTTATTGATCCTACAACTTTCTTTGTCCCAACATTTTTGAAAGCAATTAATGATAACACAAAAGAAAGCTTTAAAAGTATAATGTGTGAGCCTGCTCCAGGAATTTTTACATTTGAGATGTTTCAACCACTCTTTTGTGAGTTGTTGTTATCTGAG gTTGAACATTTTGAGAAATGGGTCAACACAACAAACTTTCAAGTTATACGTCCCACTACAATGAATAAATTTGGTGTTGTACTTGATGACTTTGGCTTTCAAACCATGTTTGACAAGCTTATGGAAGGTTTTATTTGTCCCTTATCAAAAg TCTTATTTGCAAAAGTTGGTGGCTCAACTTTGGATTTTCATCATGGATTTGTTGTTGAATATGGTATAGATAAAGATGTTGACTTGG GTTTCCATGTTGATGACTCAGAGGTAACCTTAAACGTTTGTTTGGGTAAGCAATTTTCtggaggtgaattgttttttcGAGGCATACGATGTGAAAAACACATGCATACAAAAAGTCATCCAGAG GAGAATTTTGACTATTTCCATATTCCTGGACAAGCTGTGCTTCATCATGGTCGTCATCGCCATGGTGCTAGAGCTACAACATGGGGTCATCGAGTCAATCTAATTTTGTGGTGCAAAAg TTCAATTTTCAGAGAGATTATGAAGTATAAAAAAGACTTTTCTAGCTGGTGTAGAGAGTGTTATGAAGAGAAGAGAACAAAATTGTTATTGGATGAGACTCAACTG
- the LOC137813002 gene encoding pentatricopeptide repeat-containing protein At3g61520, mitochondrial-like: MLVQSKLLRLRRIHRLLPSTFSSVRRCRSYSSPPLRNDAGLTVTQVVELLQNPLNHWDYDKLRPFLFEASHHLLHITIRLNSIPKALDFINFLGDRTEHHQALSRVFEGALELATQHPNSQKELLMLHSYRKSIGGRIALTSRSGFLLLKCLGKAQMVEDSLILFKELDSSSKSSEICNELLKGLFRSGGIDGALHVLDEMLERDSDFPPNNFTGEVVFRVLGEQERRGRSFADEEIMGLVTKLCEHGVFPDTFKLTQMITKLCRHRKNGVAWEVLHVVMRLGGAVAVEAASCNALLAGLGRERDIQRMNKLMAEMEEMGIKPSVVTFGILVNHLCKARRIDEALQVFDKLRGKGEGNNRVGVEPDVVLFNTLIDGLCKVGREEHGLSLLEEMKTKKQSRPNTITYNCLIDGFCKAGNIGKARELYSQMIEEGVQPSVVTLNTMVNGLCKHGKVHNAVEFFNEMKGKGLKGNAVTYTALISAFCGVNNIDKAMQYFDDMLSSGCSPDAIVYYSLISGLSTAGRMDDASVVVSRLKQAGFGLDLTCYNVLISGFCKKKKLERVYEMLNEMEVTGVKPDIVTYNTLVSYLGKIGDFETASNVMKRMIKEGLEPSVVTYGAVIHAYCLKKNVDEAMKIFEQMCSNSKVPPNTVIYSILIDALCKNSNVEKAVSLMDDMKIKGVRPNTTTYNAIFKGVRDKKMLQKAFELMDRMIEDACSPDYVTMEILTEWFDAVGEIEKLKCFVEGYPVSSSSALSPTSNCF, translated from the coding sequence ATGTTGGTGCAATCAAAGCTCCTCCGTCTCCGCCGCATCCACCGGCTGCTGCCGTCCACGTTTTCCTCTGTGCGGCGCTGCCGCAGCTATTCATCCCCTCCTCTGCGAAACGACGCCGGATTGACGGTGACCCAAGTCGTGGAACTTCTTCAAAACCCGCTCAATCATTGGGACTATGATAAGCTTCGTCCCTTTCTCTTCGAAGCCTCACATCATCTCCTCCATATCACTATTCGCTTAAACTCCATTCCCAAAGCCCTCGATTTTATCAATTTCCTCGGAGACAGAACAGAGCACCACCAAGCCCTCTCTCGTGTGTTTGAAGGCGCTCTCGAACTCGCTACACAGCACCCCAATTCGCAGAAAGAGCTTCTCATGCTTCATAGTTACCGAAAATCCATTGGGGGTCGCATTGCTCTCACTTCCAGATCCGGTTTCCTCCTTTTGAAGTGCCTAGGGAAGGCCCAAATGGTGGAAGATTCGCTTATTCTGTTCAAGGAGCTCGACTCTTCATCCAAAAGTTCTGAAATTTGCAACGAGTTGCTGAAGGGGTTGTTTAGATCGGGTGGCATTGATGGTGCTCTCCACGTGCTTGACGAAATGCTTGAACGGGATTCTGATTTTCCTCCAAATAATTTCACGGGTGAAGTTGTTTTTAGGGTGTTGGGGGAGCAGGAGCGCCGTGGAAGAAGCTTTGCTGATGAAGAAATTATGGGGTTGGTTACCAAGCTGTGTGAGCATGGGGTTTTCCCTGATACGTTTAAGCTTACTCAAATGATAACGAAGCTGTGTCGGCACCGGAAGAATGGTGTGGCGTGGGAGGTTTTGCATGTTGTGATGAGATTGGGTGGTGCAGTTGCGGTTGAAGCTGCGTCCTGCAATGCTTTGTTAGCTGGGTTGGGAAGGGAGAGGGACATTCAGAGGATGAACAAACTGATGGCAGAGATGGAAGAGATGGGAATAAAGCCCAGTGTTGTGACCTTTGGGATTCTTGTTAATCATTTGTGCAAAGCCAGGAGGATTGATGAGGCACTGCAGGTGTTTGATAAGTTGAGAGGCAAAGGAGAAGGTAATAATAGGGTTGGTGTTGAGCCTGATGTGGTCTTGTTTAATACTTTGATTGATGGGCTTTGTAAAGTTGGGAGGGAGGAGCATGGTTTGAGTTTGTTAGAAGAGATGAAAACAAAGAAGCAAAGTAGACCAAATACCATTACATATAATTGCTTGATTGACGGGTTCTGCAAAGCTGGTAACATTGGTAAGGCTCGCGAGCTATATAGTCAGATGATTGAGGAAGGAGTTCAGCCAAGTGTGGTCACCCTCAATACAATGGTTAATGGTTTGTGCAAACATGGAAAGGTCCACAACGCAGTTGAGTTTTTCAATGAGATGAAAGGAAAGGGGTTGAAGGGAAATGCTGTTACTTATACTGCGCTGATATCTGCCTTCTGTGGTGTGAATAATATCGATAAAGCCATGCAATATTTCGATGATATGCTGAGTTCTGGATGCTCTCCAGATGCAATTGTTTACTATAGTTTGATATCTGGTTTAAGCACTGCTGGAAGGATGGATGATGCCAGTGTAGTTGTGTCAAGGTTGAAGCAGGCTGGGTTTGGTCTCGATTTAACCTGTTATAATGTCCTCATCAGTGGATTCTGTAAGAAGAAGAAGCTGGAAAGAGTTTATGAAATGCTTAATGAAATGGAAGTAACTGGGGTTAAGCCTGATATTGTAACCTACAACACTTTGGTTTCCTACTTAGGTAAAATTGGAGATTTTGAAACTGCCAGCAACGTGATGAAAAGGATGATTAAAGAGGGACTCGAGCCTTCTGTTGTGACGTATGGAGCAGTTATACATGCATATTGTTTAAAGAAGAATGTTGATGAGGCCATGAAAATATTTGAGCAAATGTGTTCTAATTCCAAGGTTCCTCCGAACACTGTGATTTACAGCATCTTAATAGATGCTCTGTGCAAGAATAGCAATGTAGAAAAGGCTGTTTCTTTGATGGATGACATGAAAATAAAGGGAGTTCGACCTAATACAACAACTTATAATGCTATTTTCAAGGGGGTTCGGGATAAGAAAATGTTGCAAAAAGCATTTGAACTTATGGACAGAATGATTGAAGACGCGTGCAGTCCTGATTATGTGACCATGGAGATTCTTACTGAATGGTTTGATGCGGTTGGTGAAATAGAAAAACTGAAATGTTTTGTTGAAGGGTACCCAGTCTCCTCTTCTTCTGCATTATCGCCAACTTCAAATTGTTTCTAG
- the LOC137813003 gene encoding T-complex protein 1 subunit delta, translating to MAAITVPQHRSSKTESYVDNKRKEDIRHANIVAARAVANAVRTSLGPKGMDKMISTSSEEVIITNDGATILNKMQVLQPAAKMLVELSKSQDSAAGDGTTTVVVIAGALLEQCLLLLSHGIHPTVVSDSLHKAAVKAVDVLTAMAVPVELSDRDSLVKSASTSLNSKVVSQYSTLLAPLAVDAVLSVVDNAKPDMVDLRDVKIVKKLGGTVDDTELVKGLVFDKKVSHAAGGPTRMENAKIAVIQFQISPPKTDIEQSIVVSDYSQMDRILKEERSYILGMIKKIKATGCNVLLIQKSILRDAVTDLSLHYLAKAKILVIKDVERDEIEFITKTLNCLPIANIEHFRAEKLGYADLVEEVSLGDGKIVKINGIKEMGKTTTVLVRGSNQLVLDEAERSLHDALCVVRCLVAKRFLIAGGGAPEIELSRQLGAWAKVLHGMEGYCVRAFAEALEVIPYTLAENAGLNPIAIVTELRNRHAQGEINAGINVRKGQITNILEENVVQPLLVSTSAITLATECVRMILKIDDIVTVR from the coding sequence ATGGCGGCAATCACAGTTCCCCAACACCGATCCTCCAAGACGGAGTCCTACGTCGACAACAAGCGCAAGGAAGACATCCGCCACGCCAACATCGTGGCCGCACGCGCCGTCGCCAACGCCGTGCGCACCAGTCTCGGCCCCAAGGGCATGGACAAGATGATCTCCACCTCCTCCGAGGAGGTTATCATCACCAATGACGGAGCCACCATCCTCAACAAGATGCAGGTCCTCCAGCCCGCAGCCAAGATGCTCGTCGAGCTCTCCAAGTCTCAGGACTCAGCCGCCGGAGACGGTACCACCACGGTCGTCGTTATCGCCGGCGCCCTGCTCGAGCAGTGCCTCCTCCTACTCTCCCATGGCATCCACCCCACCGTCGTCTCCGACTCCCTCCACAAGGCCGCCGTCAAGGCTGTGGACGTCCTCACTGCCATGGCTGTGCCCGTGGAGCTCTCCGACCGCGACTCGCTCGTGAAGTCCGCCAGCACCTCTCTCAACAGCAAGGTCGTGAGCCAGTACTCCACGCTCCTCGCGCCCCTCGCCGTCGACGCTGTTCTCTCCGTCGTTGATAACGCAAAGCCCGACATGGTTGACCTCCGCGACGTCAAGATCGTGAAGAAGCTTGGCGGCACCGTGGACGACACCGAACTCGTGAAAGGGCTCGTCTTCGACAAGAAGGTTAGCCACGCGGCTGGGGGACCCACCCGCATGGAGAACGCCAAGATCGCCGTCATCCAGTTCCAGATATCGCCGCCGAAAACCGACATCGAACAGAGCATCGTGGTGAGTGATTACTCTCAGATGGATAGGATTTTGAAGGAAGAGCGTAGTTATATCCTTGGCATGATTAAGAAGATCAAGGCCACTGGTTGTAATGTGTTGTTGATTCAGAAGAGTATTTTGAGGGATGCTGTTACTGATTTGTCCTTGCATTACCTTGCTAAAGCTAAGATTTTAGTGATCAAGGATGTGGAGAGGGATGAGATTGAGTTCATTACCAAGACCTTGAACTGTTTGCCCATTGCTAACATTGAGCATTTCCGCGCTGAGAAGTTGGGTTATGCGGATCTTGTGGAAGAGGTTTCTCTTGGGGATGGGAAGATTGTGAAGATTAATGGTATTAAGGAGATGGGGAAGACCACTACTGTGCTCGTTCGTGGGTCTAATCAGCTTGTGCTTGATGAGGCGGAGAGGAGTTTGCACGATGCTTTGTGTGTTGTAAGGTGTTTGGTTGCCAAGAGGTTTCTGATTGCTGGCGGTGGAGCACCGGAAATCGAGCTTTCCCGGCAGTTGGGTGCCTGGGCTAAGGTGTTGCATGGCATGGAGGGTTACTGTGTGAGGGCATTTGCTGAGGCACTAGAAGTTATTCCCTATACTCTTGCAGAGAATGCTGGTTTGAACCCCATTGCCATTGTTACTGAGCTGAGGAATCGGCATGCGCAGGGTGAGATAAATGCTGGGATCAATGTGAGGAAGGGTCAGATTACGAATATCTTGGAGGAGAATGTGGTGCAGCCCCTGCTTGTGAGCACAAGTGCGATTACCTTGGCAACTGAGTGTGTGCGGATGATTTTGAAGATTGATGATATTGTAACAGTGCGGTAG